The following proteins come from a genomic window of Pseudomonas syringae:
- a CDS encoding ClpXP protease specificity-enhancing factor yields the protein MNSSRPYLVRALYEWIVDNDCTPHVLVNAEYPSVQVPQGFANDGQIVLNVSPSAVRHLHMDNEAVSFEGRFGGVPHTLYVPVASILGIYARENGQGMVFDLEPSLEDGEEIEIEIEEDTPPDNEPPRPSGRPSLKVVK from the coding sequence ATGAACTCCAGTCGCCCTTATCTTGTTCGTGCTCTTTATGAGTGGATCGTCGATAACGATTGCACCCCGCATGTGCTCGTCAATGCGGAGTACCCGTCCGTTCAGGTCCCTCAGGGGTTCGCCAACGATGGACAGATTGTCCTGAATGTTTCGCCCAGTGCTGTGCGTCATCTGCACATGGACAACGAAGCGGTCAGCTTTGAAGGTCGTTTTGGTGGTGTGCCACACACGCTTTACGTGCCTGTTGCTTCAATCCTGGGTATTTATGCCCGGGAGAACGGGCAGGGCATGGTCTTCGATCTGGAGCCCTCCCTTGAGGATGGCGAAGAGATCGAGATTGAAATCGAAGAGGATACGCCGCCAGACAACGAGCCACCGCGCCCGAGCGGCCGGCCGAGCCTGAAAGTGGTCAAGTGA
- the mraZ gene encoding division/cell wall cluster transcriptional repressor MraZ translates to MFRGANAINLDAKGRLAMPSRYRDELDSRSAGQMIVTIDAVDPCLCLYPLSEWELIEAKLRDLATFREENRRLQRLLIGNAVDLELDGSGRFLVPPRLREYAKLDKRVMLVGQLNKFQLWDEDAWNALADADLAAIQQPGAMPDELRDLIL, encoded by the coding sequence GTGTTCCGTGGTGCCAACGCGATCAATCTCGATGCCAAAGGCCGTCTCGCCATGCCGAGCCGGTATCGTGACGAGTTGGATTCGCGCAGTGCCGGGCAAATGATCGTGACGATTGACGCTGTTGACCCCTGCCTGTGTCTCTACCCGTTGTCCGAGTGGGAACTGATAGAAGCCAAGCTGCGGGATCTGGCGACCTTTCGTGAAGAGAACCGTCGCTTGCAACGGCTTTTGATTGGTAACGCGGTCGATCTGGAACTGGATGGCAGCGGTCGTTTTCTGGTGCCGCCACGTCTTCGCGAGTACGCGAAGCTCGACAAGCGCGTGATGTTGGTGGGCCAGCTCAACAAATTTCAACTGTGGGACGAGGACGCCTGGAATGCTCTTGCTGATGCTGACCTTGCGGCCATTCAACAACCTGGCGCCATGCCTGACGAATTACGTGACCTGATCCTGTGA
- the rplM gene encoding 50S ribosomal protein L13 translates to MKTFTAKPETVKRDWFVVDAAGQTLGRLATEIASRLRGKHKPEYTPHVDTGDYIVVINAEQIRVTGAKTTDKIYYSHSGFPGGIKSINFEKLIAKAPERVIETAVKGMLPKNPLGRDMYRKLKVYAGAVHPHTAQQPQELKF, encoded by the coding sequence ATGAAAACTTTTACTGCTAAACCGGAAACAGTTAAGCGCGACTGGTTCGTCGTCGACGCTGCTGGTCAGACCCTGGGTCGTCTGGCCACCGAAATCGCGAGCCGTCTGCGTGGCAAGCACAAACCGGAATACACTCCGCACGTTGACACCGGCGACTACATCGTCGTGATCAATGCCGAGCAGATCCGTGTTACTGGTGCCAAGACGACCGACAAGATCTACTACTCACACTCCGGTTTTCCGGGCGGGATCAAGTCGATCAACTTCGAAAAGCTGATCGCCAAAGCTCCTGAGCGCGTGATCGAGACCGCGGTCAAAGGCATGCTGCCTAAGAACCCGCTGGGTCGCGACATGTATCGTAAGCTGAAAGTCTATGCGGGCGCTGTACACCCTCATACTGCTCAGCAGCCCCAAGAACTGAAGTTTTAA
- a CDS encoding YraN family protein, which produces MMQRSTRQQAGREAEAFALQYLQQQGLRLIEQNWLCKRGELDLVMLDGDTVVFVEVRYRRHIGWGGAIESVDFRKQEKLVTAAQLFLQQVPEWADHPCRFDVIAIEGDPGSAAPLNWIRSAFDS; this is translated from the coding sequence TTGATGCAACGCAGCACCCGGCAGCAGGCAGGGCGTGAGGCAGAAGCCTTCGCCCTGCAGTATCTGCAACAGCAGGGGCTGCGCCTTATCGAACAAAACTGGTTATGCAAACGCGGCGAGCTTGATCTAGTCATGCTCGACGGCGATACAGTAGTATTCGTCGAAGTTCGCTATCGCCGCCACATCGGCTGGGGTGGCGCCATCGAAAGCGTCGATTTTCGCAAGCAGGAGAAACTCGTCACTGCCGCACAGCTTTTTCTGCAACAGGTCCCGGAATGGGCCGATCACCCCTGTCGTTTCGACGTGATCGCCATTGAAGGCGACCCTGGCAGTGCCGCACCGCTGAACTGGATCAGGAGCGCTTTTGACAGCTGA
- a CDS encoding BON domain-containing protein — protein MTPNRLSLLVLTLCLSITGCSSVITAAREKPIEDDRGTRTFGSKIDDSLIETKAAVNISKASPDLAEGSHIVVTSYNGIVLLAGQTPRADLKAMAEQAASAVQRVKKVNNEIQVMAPSSLLARNNDTWLTTKIKSQMIADASIPGSRIKVVTENGIVFLLGLVTQDEANRATNLVQSVSGVQKIVKLFEYID, from the coding sequence ATGACCCCTAATCGTCTCAGCCTACTGGTTTTGACACTGTGCCTCAGCATCACCGGATGCAGTTCGGTGATCACGGCCGCTCGCGAAAAACCGATCGAAGATGATCGCGGCACGCGCACCTTTGGCAGCAAGATCGATGACTCACTGATCGAAACCAAGGCGGCCGTGAATATCTCCAAGGCAAGCCCCGATCTGGCCGAAGGCTCGCACATCGTTGTGACCAGCTACAACGGCATCGTGCTGCTGGCGGGCCAGACACCGCGCGCTGACCTCAAGGCAATGGCCGAACAGGCCGCCAGCGCAGTCCAGCGCGTCAAGAAGGTCAACAACGAGATCCAGGTCATGGCGCCGTCTTCGCTGCTGGCCCGCAATAACGACACCTGGCTGACCACCAAGATCAAAAGCCAGATGATCGCTGACGCGTCGATCCCCGGCTCGCGCATCAAGGTCGTGACTGAAAACGGTATTGTGTTCCTGCTGGGCTTGGTGACTCAGGACGAAGCCAACCGGGCGACCAACCTCGTGCAAAGCGTCTCTGGCGTGCAGAAGATCGTCAAACTGTTCGAGTACATCGACTGA
- a CDS encoding glutathione S-transferase N-terminal domain-containing protein, whose amino-acid sequence MGVTNRLACYSDPADHYSHRVRIVLAEKGVSAEIIEVVAGRHPPQLIEVNPYGSVPTLVDRDLALYESTVVMEYLDERYPHPPLLPVYPVARANSRLLIHRIQRDWCGLVDLILDTRSKEPARVQARKELRESLAGVSPLFAEKAFFMSDELSLVDCCLLPILWRLPILGIELPRPAKPLLDYMERQFAREAFQASLSAAEREMR is encoded by the coding sequence ATGGGCGTGACCAACCGGTTGGCCTGTTACTCCGACCCCGCCGACCACTATTCCCATCGCGTGCGCATCGTGCTCGCGGAGAAAGGTGTCAGCGCCGAAATCATTGAAGTTGTGGCAGGTCGTCATCCGCCTCAGCTCATTGAAGTGAACCCGTATGGCAGCGTACCCACCCTGGTCGATCGTGACCTGGCGTTGTACGAGTCGACGGTGGTGATGGAATATCTGGATGAGCGTTATCCTCATCCGCCCTTGTTGCCTGTCTATCCGGTGGCCCGTGCCAACAGCCGTCTGTTGATCCACAGGATTCAACGTGACTGGTGTGGCCTTGTGGACCTGATCCTGGATACTCGCAGTAAAGAACCTGCTCGTGTTCAGGCGCGCAAGGAGCTGCGTGAAAGTCTGGCCGGTGTTTCCCCGCTGTTCGCGGAAAAAGCTTTTTTCATGAGCGACGAGCTAAGTCTCGTCGATTGCTGTCTATTGCCCATACTCTGGCGTTTGCCGATTTTGGGTATTGAACTGCCGCGGCCCGCCAAGCCGCTGCTTGATTATATGGAGCGCCAATTTGCGCGTGAGGCTTTTCAGGCGAGTCTGTCTGCTGCCGAACGTGAAATGCGCTAA
- a CDS encoding penicillin-binding protein activator — protein sequence MIACLRLLSALCFAALLAACASSPSSSLGELPRTPDASIEQLLDQAANAKTPEQAATLRLSAADLASRQNDAGRAAQILGQVQLDQLKPGLQVYASTLSAELAMGRNQPKAALTALNHPSMQRLGELSVEQQVRTHRVKARALEADGQMLAAVHERVLAGPLLQGADVSANNDAIWTLVSALPAEQLQSSATDDMGGWLNLARSIKGAGTLEQQQAAIDNWKAQNPKHPAALQLPDALAKLRALTSEPLTKIALLLPQDGQLASVAKALREGFMAAHFQAQQAGENPPAIQVFDSSRVTSMDEFYRQAQAAGVQLVVGPLEKNLVKQLNSRQQLPITTLALNYSDMGAEGPAQLYQFGLAAEDEAREVARRAWADGRRSAVAMVPKGEWGDRVLDAFRKAWQAKGGTLIAAEHVDQPVELAQQVADLFQLRNSEGRAQRLQSTAGTQVAAQPSRRQDIDFMFLAATPQQAQQIKPTMVFQYAGDVPVYATSHLFTNSNDHAQYMDLNGVRFCETPWLLNADDPLRQQVTAQWPQAAGSLGRLYAMGIDAYRLAPRLAQLKAMPDTRIDGLSGSLSMNPDRRIERQLPWAEFVDGKIQRLPDTAP from the coding sequence ATGATCGCTTGTCTGCGGCTGCTCTCTGCCCTCTGCTTCGCTGCGCTTCTTGCAGCCTGCGCCAGCTCGCCCTCGTCCAGCCTTGGCGAGTTGCCGCGCACCCCCGACGCCAGTATCGAGCAATTGCTCGACCAGGCCGCCAACGCCAAAACACCCGAGCAGGCCGCAACGCTGCGTTTGAGTGCTGCCGATCTGGCCAGCCGCCAGAACGACGCAGGACGCGCAGCGCAGATTCTTGGCCAGGTCCAGCTCGACCAACTCAAGCCTGGCCTGCAGGTCTACGCCAGCACGCTGTCCGCAGAGCTGGCGATGGGTCGCAATCAACCCAAGGCCGCGCTGACCGCCCTGAATCATCCGAGCATGCAGCGCCTGGGTGAACTGTCGGTCGAACAGCAGGTTCGCACCCATAGGGTCAAGGCTCGCGCCCTGGAAGCCGATGGTCAGATGCTGGCTGCCGTTCACGAGCGGGTTTTGGCCGGGCCACTGTTGCAGGGCGCAGATGTCAGCGCCAACAACGATGCGATCTGGACGCTGGTCTCCGCGCTCCCGGCCGAGCAACTGCAAAGCTCCGCCACCGACGACATGGGCGGCTGGCTGAATCTGGCGCGCTCGATCAAAGGTGCCGGTACGCTCGAGCAGCAACAGGCCGCCATCGACAACTGGAAGGCGCAGAACCCGAAACACCCTGCCGCCCTGCAACTGCCTGACGCCCTTGCCAAACTGCGCGCCCTGACCAGTGAGCCGCTTACCAAAATCGCCCTGCTGTTGCCGCAGGACGGTCAACTGGCATCGGTCGCCAAGGCGCTGCGCGAAGGCTTCATGGCTGCCCACTTCCAGGCTCAGCAAGCAGGGGAAAACCCGCCTGCCATCCAGGTCTTCGACAGCTCGCGCGTCACCTCGATGGACGAGTTCTACCGTCAGGCACAGGCTGCAGGTGTTCAACTGGTCGTCGGCCCGCTGGAAAAGAACCTCGTCAAACAGCTGAACAGCCGCCAGCAATTGCCGATCACCACCTTGGCGCTCAACTACAGTGACATGGGCGCCGAAGGCCCGGCGCAGCTGTACCAGTTCGGTCTGGCCGCAGAAGACGAAGCCCGTGAAGTAGCCCGTCGCGCATGGGCCGACGGCAGGCGCAGCGCCGTTGCCATGGTGCCGAAAGGCGAATGGGGCGACCGCGTTCTCGATGCTTTCCGCAAAGCCTGGCAAGCCAAGGGCGGTACGCTGATTGCCGCCGAACACGTTGACCAGCCGGTAGAGCTGGCCCAACAGGTTGCTGACCTGTTCCAGCTGCGTAACAGCGAAGGTCGTGCCCAGCGCCTGCAAAGCACTGCCGGCACTCAGGTAGCGGCACAACCTAGCCGTCGCCAGGACATCGACTTCATGTTCCTCGCCGCAACGCCTCAGCAAGCGCAGCAAATCAAACCGACCATGGTCTTCCAATACGCGGGCGACGTTCCGGTGTATGCGACGTCGCACCTGTTTACCAACAGCAACGACCACGCGCAGTACATGGACCTGAATGGTGTGCGCTTCTGCGAAACACCTTGGCTGCTCAACGCCGACGACCCGCTGCGCCAGCAAGTGACAGCGCAATGGCCGCAGGCTGCGGGCAGCCTGGGGCGCTTGTACGCGATGGGCATCGATGCTTACCGCCTGGCCCCGCGTCTTGCTCAGCTCAAGGCGATGCCTGACACCCGCATCGACGGCCTGTCCGGCAGCCTGAGCATGAACCCCGACCGCCGCATCGAGCGTCAGTTGCCATGGGCAGAGTTCGTCGACGGCAAGATTCAGCGCCTGCCGGACACCGCCCCTTGA
- a CDS encoding phosphoheptose isomerase: protein MDMQSRIRRLFQASIETKQQAMEVLAPYIEQASQVMVNALLNEGKMLSCGNGGSAGDAQHFSSELLNRFERERPSLPAIALTTDSSTITSIANDYSYNEIFSKQIRALGQPGDVLLAISTSGNSANIIQAIQAAHDREMIVVALTGRDGGGMASLLLPEDVEIRVPANVTARIQEVHLLAIHCLCDLIDSQLFGSEE from the coding sequence ATGGACATGCAATCCCGAATTCGCCGGCTGTTTCAGGCCAGCATCGAAACCAAACAACAGGCGATGGAAGTCCTTGCACCCTATATCGAGCAAGCCAGCCAGGTCATGGTCAATGCCCTGCTCAACGAAGGCAAAATGCTTTCGTGTGGCAATGGCGGGTCGGCGGGTGATGCGCAGCACTTTTCCTCGGAATTGCTCAACCGCTTCGAGCGCGAGCGCCCCAGTCTGCCAGCCATTGCGCTGACGACTGACAGCTCGACGATCACCTCGATCGCCAATGATTACAGCTATAACGAAATCTTTTCCAAACAGATCCGCGCACTGGGCCAGCCGGGCGATGTGTTGCTGGCGATCTCCACCAGCGGCAACTCGGCGAATATTATTCAGGCCATCCAGGCCGCACATGATCGTGAAATGATTGTCGTAGCATTGACGGGACGCGACGGCGGCGGCATGGCTTCCCTGCTATTGCCCGAGGACGTGGAAATCCGCGTACCGGCCAACGTCACGGCACGCATACAAGAAGTCCACCTGCTGGCGATCCATTGCCTTTGCGATCTGATCGACAGCCAACTGTTCGGGAGTGAAGAATGA
- the rpsI gene encoding 30S ribosomal protein S9: MSATQNYGTGRRKTATARVFLRPGTGNISINNRTLENFFGRETARMVVRQPLELTETVEKFDIYVTVIGGGVSGQAGAIRHGITRALMQYDETLRGALRKAGFVTRDAREVERKKVGLRKARKRPQYSKR, from the coding sequence ATGTCGGCGACTCAAAATTACGGCACTGGCCGTCGCAAGACCGCAACCGCACGCGTTTTCCTGCGTCCGGGTACTGGTAATATCTCGATCAACAACCGCACTCTGGAAAACTTCTTCGGCCGCGAAACTGCCCGCATGGTAGTTCGTCAGCCGCTGGAACTGACCGAGACTGTTGAAAAGTTCGACATCTACGTCACTGTTATCGGTGGCGGTGTAAGTGGTCAGGCTGGCGCAATCCGCCACGGTATCACTCGCGCTCTGATGCAGTACGACGAGACTCTGCGTGGCGCTCTGCGTAAAGCAGGCTTCGTGACTCGCGATGCTCGTGAAGTTGAACGTAAGAAAGTCGGTCTGCGTAAAGCGCGTAAGCGTCCGCAGTACTCGAAGCGTTAA
- the rsmI gene encoding 16S rRNA (cytidine(1402)-2'-O)-methyltransferase has translation MTVPVVSNSTPGSLYVVATPIGNLDDMSVRALKVLREVALIAAEDTRHSARLMQHFGISTPLAACHEHNERDEGSRFIARLLAGEDVALISDAGTPLISDPGYHLVRQARAAGVPVVPVPGACALIAALSAAGLPSDRFIFEGFLPAKTVGRRAKLELVREEPRTLIYYEAPHRILECLQDMELVFGADRHALLAREITKTFETLKGLPLGELRAFVEADSNQQRGECVVLVSGWTPPEDEDVIGAEARRVLDLLLEEMPLKRAAALAAEITGLRKNLLYQVALDKQKGE, from the coding sequence TTGACTGTTCCGGTTGTTTCGAATTCCACTCCGGGCTCGCTATATGTCGTGGCGACCCCCATCGGCAATCTGGACGATATGAGCGTGCGGGCGCTGAAGGTGTTGCGTGAAGTCGCGTTGATCGCGGCAGAAGACACGCGTCATTCAGCACGCCTGATGCAGCACTTCGGAATATCGACGCCACTGGCCGCTTGCCATGAGCATAACGAACGAGATGAGGGTAGCCGGTTTATCGCGCGGCTGCTGGCAGGCGAAGATGTCGCACTGATTTCCGATGCGGGTACACCGTTGATCTCCGATCCGGGCTATCACCTGGTCCGCCAGGCGCGTGCCGCCGGTGTGCCAGTCGTGCCGGTACCGGGTGCCTGCGCGTTGATCGCCGCGTTGTCTGCTGCGGGTCTGCCGTCGGATCGTTTCATCTTCGAAGGCTTTCTTCCGGCGAAGACGGTCGGGCGTCGGGCGAAGCTCGAGCTGGTCAGGGAAGAACCGCGCACGCTCATCTATTACGAGGCGCCACACCGGATTCTGGAATGTCTGCAGGATATGGAGCTGGTGTTCGGCGCCGACCGTCATGCACTGCTGGCGCGTGAAATAACCAAAACTTTTGAAACGCTCAAGGGTCTGCCTTTGGGTGAGCTGCGGGCTTTTGTCGAGGCCGACAGTAATCAGCAGCGTGGCGAGTGTGTTGTGCTGGTGTCCGGATGGACCCCGCCCGAAGACGAGGATGTCATCGGTGCCGAGGCGCGCAGGGTGCTCGATCTGTTGCTTGAAGAGATGCCGTTAAAGCGCGCAGCCGCCTTGGCAGCCGAGATAACCGGGTTGCGCAAGAACCTGCTTTATCAGGTGGCGCTGGACAAACAGAAGGGCGAATGA